From the Chloroflexus aurantiacus J-10-fl genome, one window contains:
- a CDS encoding ATPase AAA, which translates to MRYLLDQRSYDEMLARKSHPRDCYVRNQEYCHHLYIDGVKYTVARAVYACLKEAQAKNDVDALLHLQMHVTDLERLIGEARARGENVATLRMLGDPPPTEDEARPQLNNSFLPAQPTTPAETGLNRTFLTEQFLRILYNKGRATGMELAEAMGLFYRVIEQIIIDLRNVEQIDIVGQRGFGDINYEYVLTPRGQTAAQAAMEKVQYTGVCPVPLERWIESVKAQTVKNVKVTRRNIRDAFEGLVIDESILNMVGPAVNSGSSVMLFGYPGNGKTTIAERITYLMGDDIFIPYAVYADGAIIKMYDSVIHEPPRNPLPEDVEYDRRWVRISRPVVIVGGELTLEQLNLIYNPTSKVYEAPFQMKANCGIFLIDDFGRQQVRVFDLLNRWIVPLEKRYDFLNTVSGQKIQIPFDQLIMFSTNLDPKDLGDDALLRRIKFKIEIIDPTEEQWREIWKIMCRVRKVPYDDRSIDYLIAKWFRPDQRPFRMCQPRDILDQLIAIARYNMETPTLSPDLLDAACLSYFPSKEKKNFGAKVRLDL; encoded by the coding sequence ATGCGTTATTTACTCGATCAACGTTCTTACGACGAAATGTTAGCGCGCAAGAGCCACCCGCGTGATTGTTACGTGCGCAATCAGGAGTATTGTCATCACCTCTACATCGATGGCGTCAAATACACTGTCGCCCGTGCCGTATATGCCTGTCTGAAAGAGGCGCAGGCAAAGAACGATGTTGACGCATTACTCCACCTTCAGATGCACGTTACCGATCTTGAACGGTTGATCGGTGAGGCGCGTGCCCGCGGTGAAAACGTGGCAACGCTCCGCATGCTGGGCGATCCTCCCCCTACTGAAGATGAAGCGCGTCCGCAACTCAATAATTCATTTCTGCCCGCACAACCAACAACGCCGGCAGAAACCGGTCTCAACCGTACATTCCTTACCGAGCAGTTCTTGCGCATTCTCTACAACAAAGGGCGAGCAACCGGGATGGAGCTGGCTGAAGCGATGGGGCTGTTCTACCGGGTGATTGAGCAAATCATCATCGACCTGCGGAATGTCGAACAGATTGATATTGTCGGTCAACGTGGTTTCGGCGATATTAACTACGAGTACGTGCTGACGCCACGTGGACAGACGGCAGCGCAGGCGGCGATGGAAAAGGTTCAGTACACCGGTGTCTGCCCGGTACCGCTTGAACGCTGGATCGAGTCGGTGAAAGCGCAGACGGTGAAGAACGTTAAGGTAACGCGCCGGAATATCCGCGATGCGTTCGAGGGTCTGGTGATCGATGAGTCCATTCTGAATATGGTTGGGCCGGCGGTCAATTCCGGATCATCGGTGATGCTCTTCGGATATCCCGGCAACGGTAAGACAACGATTGCCGAGCGTATTACCTATCTGATGGGTGACGACATCTTTATTCCGTATGCGGTGTATGCCGATGGCGCCATCATCAAAATGTACGACTCGGTTATTCACGAGCCGCCTCGTAATCCTCTACCAGAAGATGTTGAATACGACCGGCGCTGGGTTCGGATTAGTCGACCGGTGGTTATTGTTGGCGGTGAGCTAACGCTCGAACAACTCAATCTGATCTACAACCCGACCTCAAAGGTCTACGAGGCGCCGTTTCAAATGAAAGCCAACTGTGGCATCTTTTTGATCGACGACTTTGGTCGCCAGCAGGTGCGCGTGTTCGATCTGCTCAATCGCTGGATCGTGCCCCTCGAAAAGCGTTATGACTTTCTCAATACGGTGTCAGGGCAAAAGATTCAGATTCCGTTCGATCAGCTCATTATGTTCAGCACAAACCTTGATCCCAAAGACCTGGGTGACGATGCTTTGCTCCGTCGTATCAAGTTCAAGATCGAGATTATCGATCCAACCGAAGAGCAATGGCGAGAAATCTGGAAGATCATGTGTCGGGTTCGCAAAGTTCCCTACGATGATCGCAGCATTGATTATCTGATCGCCAAGTGGTTTCGCCCCGATCAGCGGCCGTTTCGGATGTGTCAGCCGCGCGATATTCTCGACCAATTGATCGCAATTGCCCGCTACAACATGGAGACCCCAACCCTTAGCCCGGACTTGCTCGATGCCGCCTGCCTCTCGTACTTCCCCAGCAAGGAGAAGAAGAACTTTGGTGCTAAGGTGCGGTTGGATCTTTAG
- a CDS encoding glucosaminidase domain-containing protein — protein sequence MSTFSNRKRGPRRPGQPLFPIEDPEIVHAPTQPLADLTADLDAALADQSSVSHTPVEPQGLRIPDEVRAAYERARQSARSAPPLHPGYRRTPEPARNAQPTAGKELTPPVRSGGSMSRPSAPPHPRMNRPEPASLSTGRVVPISARHNLPAEHPSSEPKRAPVTTVVSQVPRFERQTTFVPVPAELTDELILPPPTYRRHEPLTIADWFNQPLVLLAIAVTSIVVVGLWFSLAVASPFLSFQYARVNDSSVAASIASAAITVPAPGDYRLRTAPSLSPAQIDRILQSYGSPATGTGEIWYRLGVEYNIDPAYALAFFIHESGAGTNPNWAGFKPDGSTTHNVGNIICAGYPTCYGRFRDYPNWEAGIADWYRLIDVEYIRGRGLQTVAEVIPIYAPSIENDVQGYINVVTRLVDQWRAGNIP from the coding sequence GTGAGCACGTTCTCCAATCGCAAGAGAGGGCCACGACGGCCAGGCCAGCCTCTCTTTCCAATTGAGGATCCGGAGATCGTGCATGCGCCGACGCAGCCGCTGGCCGATCTCACTGCCGATCTTGATGCGGCACTGGCGGATCAATCATCTGTATCGCATACGCCGGTCGAACCGCAGGGTTTGCGGATTCCCGATGAGGTACGGGCTGCTTATGAGCGTGCCCGACAATCAGCTCGATCAGCGCCTCCGCTTCATCCAGGCTATCGGCGGACGCCTGAGCCGGCCCGGAACGCTCAACCAACAGCAGGCAAAGAGTTGACCCCGCCGGTTCGATCCGGTGGATCGATGAGTAGACCATCAGCGCCGCCTCATCCCAGAATGAACAGACCAGAACCGGCGTCGTTATCAACCGGGCGGGTTGTTCCCATTAGTGCCAGACACAATCTACCAGCGGAGCATCCATCATCGGAGCCAAAGCGAGCACCGGTTACAACCGTCGTTAGTCAAGTACCTCGCTTTGAGCGGCAAACAACGTTCGTGCCTGTACCGGCGGAGCTTACCGACGAGTTGATCTTACCACCACCGACATACCGTCGGCATGAACCACTTACGATTGCCGATTGGTTTAATCAACCGCTCGTGCTGCTGGCAATTGCCGTTACCAGTATTGTTGTTGTTGGATTGTGGTTCAGTCTGGCAGTTGCATCACCATTTTTGAGCTTTCAGTACGCAAGAGTGAATGATAGTTCGGTAGCCGCCAGTATTGCCTCAGCAGCCATTACGGTTCCTGCGCCTGGCGATTATCGGCTACGAACTGCACCTAGCCTGTCACCAGCACAGATTGATCGGATTTTGCAAAGTTACGGTTCACCGGCGACCGGTACCGGCGAAATCTGGTACCGCCTTGGTGTGGAATATAACATTGATCCAGCCTATGCCCTTGCCTTCTTTATTCATGAAAGCGGGGCCGGTACCAATCCGAACTGGGCCGGCTTTAAGCCAGATGGTAGCACAACCCACAACGTTGGAAATATTATTTGTGCCGGCTACCCAACTTGTTATGGCCGGTTTCGCGATTACCCCAACTGGGAAGCCGGTATTGCCGATTGGTATCGCCTGATCGATGTGGAATACATTCGTGGCCGCGGTCTTCAGACAGTGGCTGAAGTCATCCCGATTTACGCACCGTCGATAGAGAATGATGTTCAGGGATACATCAATGTCGTTACGCGGCTGGTTGATCAATGGCGCGCCGGCAATATTCCATGA
- a CDS encoding M23 family metallopeptidase produces MRVFFPIFVFAAIVLLAFVAFNTMNRSNQPVLSGWRGPVHASASLAANIVGSTDVSSQQGLIGVAEPQGRGLSDSLVPTGNPLGVANTVMTQGYGVGTHAPAAVWGAIDLAIDGNGDGKADPEGTWNQPVYATHAGQVKITSNSWPAGNHVWVTNELYRTGYAHLSGFAVSDGQWVNPGDVIGYIGSTGMSSGPHLDYQVWVWRDGQWVNQNPLDYNVFAASGR; encoded by the coding sequence ATGCGAGTCTTTTTTCCTATCTTTGTCTTTGCTGCCATCGTACTCCTGGCATTTGTTGCCTTCAATACGATGAATCGATCTAACCAGCCTGTGCTCAGTGGCTGGCGCGGTCCGGTACATGCGAGTGCATCCCTGGCAGCGAACATTGTCGGTAGCACTGATGTGTCGTCCCAACAAGGACTGATCGGCGTAGCCGAGCCGCAGGGACGGGGACTCAGCGATTCGCTCGTGCCCACCGGAAATCCGCTCGGTGTTGCCAATACCGTTATGACGCAAGGTTATGGTGTCGGCACCCACGCGCCGGCAGCGGTTTGGGGGGCGATTGATCTGGCTATCGATGGCAACGGTGATGGAAAAGCCGATCCAGAAGGTACCTGGAATCAGCCGGTCTACGCCACCCATGCCGGTCAGGTCAAGATCACATCGAATAGCTGGCCTGCCGGTAACCATGTTTGGGTTACTAACGAACTCTATCGCACCGGATATGCTCACCTGTCAGGCTTTGCCGTCAGTGATGGGCAATGGGTCAACCCCGGTGATGTGATCGGATACATTGGCTCGACCGGTATGTCGAGTGGGCCACACCTTGACTACCAGGTTTGGGTCTGGCGTGATGGACAGTGGGTCAATCAGAACCCTCTCGATTACAATGTCTTTGCAGCCTCTGGCCGTTGA
- a CDS encoding tetratricopeptide repeat protein, producing MGFQSSDLEQLQPYWIAHHWIGQVLLRTPELPGIIAVLLWMVLGGVVLINALPAVLCSLWFLSRYLLIRQTYRLLNNGQYHSAMRLAQIAKSLNPFSADVHWLLGLIALQRNRPRVAIDHLKKACRLDPDNPQVYAALSAAFVEAEEPKLAIQYAKKALAMNPGLYGAAMVLSDCTPDSEQVEHYLRQMINTVRRPVERAVACCALANYLIEIGRRSEAESFLAQVIPLVPACPPASRGQLHYRLGELLTACGKHDMARDQFLLSIKIDPRGPCAANAWRAAALGFIEEHRSRHHQPLASHEVGGTDVITSLEEMSSKRRSRSG from the coding sequence ATGGGCTTTCAATCATCAGACCTGGAGCAACTGCAACCGTATTGGATCGCTCATCACTGGATCGGACAAGTTCTTCTGCGTACTCCAGAGCTTCCCGGGATCATCGCTGTTTTATTGTGGATGGTTCTTGGTGGCGTTGTGTTGATAAATGCTCTACCGGCAGTATTGTGCAGCCTCTGGTTCCTGAGTCGATACCTGCTCATCCGCCAGACGTACCGGCTGCTGAATAACGGGCAGTACCATTCGGCAATGCGGCTCGCCCAGATAGCCAAATCGCTCAATCCGTTCTCGGCTGACGTGCACTGGCTGCTGGGCCTCATCGCACTCCAGCGCAATCGGCCACGGGTAGCGATAGACCACTTGAAGAAAGCGTGCCGGCTTGATCCTGACAATCCCCAAGTATATGCAGCGTTGAGTGCAGCGTTCGTTGAAGCTGAAGAGCCAAAGCTGGCTATTCAGTATGCAAAAAAAGCGCTTGCAATGAACCCTGGATTGTATGGTGCAGCTATGGTGCTAAGCGATTGTACACCAGATAGTGAACAGGTCGAACACTATTTACGTCAGATGATCAATACTGTTCGACGTCCGGTTGAGCGTGCTGTTGCCTGCTGTGCCCTCGCTAATTATTTGATTGAGATAGGACGGCGTAGTGAAGCAGAATCTTTCCTGGCTCAGGTGATACCTCTTGTGCCGGCCTGTCCTCCGGCCAGTCGTGGGCAGCTTCATTACCGTCTCGGCGAATTGTTGACCGCCTGTGGCAAACACGATATGGCCCGCGATCAATTCTTGCTCAGCATCAAAATCGATCCCAGGGGCCCGTGTGCTGCCAACGCCTGGCGAGCGGCTGCACTTGGTTTCATTGAGGAGCATCGTTCGCGACATCATCAGCCGCTGGCAAGCCATGAAGTAGGCGGTACTGATGTGATAACTTCGTTAGAGGAAATGTCAAGCAAGCGACGTTCACGTTCGGGATGA